One Panicum virgatum strain AP13 chromosome 9K, P.virgatum_v5, whole genome shotgun sequence genomic region harbors:
- the LOC120647117 gene encoding probable lipoxygenase 6 — MAAPWRELTGLRRAAAAAARPPVPGRRCANELCLAPFHHRAPRQQQQEGRRRRQLRRGVKAVAAISEDLPRLAAPGTKGARAPEKVLMRAALTVRRKQKEDLKEALAGHLDALRDMVGLNVALELISTKIHPRTKKPMQSGQASIKDWCQKRGSKGEHVVYTAEFMVDSDFGEPGAITVANRHHREFFLESIVVEGGLLCGPVHFACNSWVQSTRELQAKRVFFSNKPYLPSETPPGLRDLRDKELKDLRGDGTGVRKLCDRIYDYATYNDLGNPDRGKEFIRPILGGEKIPYPRRCRTGRPPTDTSMLAENRVEKPHRIYVPRDEAFEELKQGAFSAGRLRAVLHTLIPSMIATISAETHNFQGFHHVDNLYKEGLRLKLGLQEHLFQKIPLVQKIQESSEGMLRYDTPSILSKDKFAWLRDDEFARQIVAGINPVNIERLTVFPPVSKLDPAIYGSPESSIKEADITCHLNGLTVQQAMDEAKLFILNYHDIYLPFLDRINAIEGRKAYATRTILFLTQVGTLKPIAIELSLPPSQPGQPRPSKVLTPPCDATTNWLWMLAKAHVSSNDAGVHQLVNHWLRTHAIMEPFILAAHRRMSAMHPIFKLLHPHTRYTLEINALARQSLISADGVIESCFTPGPVSGEISAAYYRDHWRFDLEGLPSDLVRRGVAVEDASQPHGIRLLIEDYPYANDGLLLWSAIRSWVESYVQLYYPDAGTVQSDDELQGWYHETVHVGHADIQHAPWWPTLSTPDGLASILTTLIWLASAQHAALNFGQYPLGGYVPNRPPLMRRLLPDPERDAAEYAAFLADPHRFFLNAMPGVLEATKFMAVVDTLSTHSPDEEYLGEGRDEPWTGDAAAVAAHAMFAADVRRAEETIERRNADQGRRNRCGAGVLPYELLAPSSPPGVTCRGVPNSISI, encoded by the exons ATGGCCGCGCCATGGAGGGAGCTCACCGGcctccggcgggcggcggccgcggcagcgaGGCCGCCGGTGCCGGGGCGCCGGTGCGCCAACGAGCTCTGCCTCGCGCCGTTCCACCACCGCGctccgcggcagcagcagcaggaggggaggaggaggaggcagctgcggcggggcgtcaaggcggtggcggccatcAGCGAGGATCTGCCGAGGCTCGCGGCGCCAGGGACGAAGGGCGCTCGGGCCCCGGAGAAGGTGCTGATGCGGGCGGCGCTGACGGTGCGCCGGAAGCAGAAGGAGGACCTCAAGGAGGCGCTCGCCGGCCACCTCGACGCGCTCCGGGACATGGTCGGCCTGAACGTCGCGCTCGAGCTCATCAGCAccaagatccacccca GGACCAAGAAGCCGATGCAGAGCGGCCAGGCATCGATCAAGGACTGGTGCCAAAAGAGGGGCAGCAAGGGAGAACACGTCGTGTACACTGCAGAGTTCATGGTGGATTCAGACTTCGGCGAGCCTGGAGCGATCACCGTGGCCAACCGGCACCACCGGGAGTTCTTCCTGGAGAGCATCGTCGTGGAGGGCGGGCTGCTGTGTGGGCCGGTGCACTTCGCCTGCAACTCCTGGGTGCAGTCCACCAGGGAACTGCAGGCCAAGAGGGTGTTCTTCAGCAACAAG CCATATTTACCATCTGAAACACCACCTGGGCTTAGAGACCTAAGGGATAAGGAGCTGAAGGACCTGAGAGGAGATGGCACAGGAGTGCGAAAGTTATGTGACAGAATATATGACTATGCGACATACAATGATTTGGGGAACCCAGATCGGGGGAAAGAGTTCATCAGGCCAATCCTTGGAGGCGAGAAAATCCCTTACCCGCGGCGATGCCGTACTGGTCGTCCACCAACTGATACCA GCATGCTGGCTGAGAACAGAGTAGAGAAACCGCATCGGATATACGTACCTCGGGATGAGGCATTTGAGGAGCTGAAGCAGGGAGCCTTCTCAGCAGGAAGGCTCCGGGCAGTACTTCACACCCTTATCCCATCGATGATCGCAACCATCTCAGCTGAGACCCACAACTTTCAAGGCTTCCACCACGTTGATAATCTCTACAAGGAGGGTCTCAGGCTGAAGTTGGGTCTCCAGGAGCACCTATTCCAGAAGATACCCCTTGTTCAAAAGATTCAGGAATCAAGTGAGGGGATGCTTCGCTATGAtacacctagcatcctttcca AGGACAAGTTTGCATGGCTCCGTGATGACGAGTTTGCTCGGCAGATTGTGGCAGGAATAAACCCAGTTAACATTGAGAGGCTCACG GTTTTCCCACCAGTGAGCAAGCTGGATCCTGCAATCTATGGATCACCAGAATCATCGATTAAAGAAGCAGACATCACTTGTCACCTCAATGGACTCACAGTACAACAG GCAATGGACGAGGCAAAGCTGTTCATATTAAACTACCATGATATCTACCTGCCGTTCTTGGACCGGATTAATGCGATAGAGGGAAGGAAGGCATATGCAACCCGGACAATTTTGTTCCTTACCCAAGTTGGCACATTGAAACCAATTGCTATTGAACTTAGTCTTCCTCCAAGCCAGCCAGGCCAGCCTCGGCCAAGCAAGGTCCTGACCCCTCCCTGTGATGCTACCACCAACTGGCTCTGGATGCTTGCCAAAGCTCATGTCAGCTCCAATGACGCCGGCGTTCATCAGCTTGTAAACCACTG GCTGAGGACACATGCTATTATGGAGCCGTTCATCTTGGCAGCGCACCGGCGAATGAGCGCAATGCACCCAATCTTCAAGCTCCTGCACCCCCACACGCGGTACACGCTGGAGATCAATGCGCTTGCCCGGCAGAGCCTGATCAGCGCGGATGGCGTCATCGAATCCTGCTTCACCCCTGGCCCTGTCTCCGGCGAGATCAGCGCTGCATACTACCGCGACCACTGGCGGTTCGACCTTGAGGGCCTTCCTTCTGACCTCGTCCGCAG GGGAGTGGCCGTGGAGGACGCTTCGCAGCCTCACGGCATCAGGCTCCTCATCGAGGACTACCCTTACGCCAACGACGGGCTCCTGCTGTGGTCGGCCATTCGCAGCTGGGTCGAGTCGTACGTGCAGCTCTACTACCCGGATGCCGGCACGGTGCAGTCCGACGACGAGCTCCAAGGATGGTACCACGAGACGGTCCATGTCGGCCACGCCGACATCCAGCACGCGCCCTGGTGGCCGACGCTCTCCACGCCGGACGGCCTCGCGTCCATCCTCACGACGCTCATCTGGCTGGCGTCGGCGCAGCACGCGGCGCTCAACTTCGGGCAGTACCCGCTGGGCGGGTACGTCCCCAACCGCCCCCCGCTGATGCGGCGGCTGCTGCCGGACCCGGAGCGCGACGCGGCCGAGTACGCGGCGTTCCTGGCGGACCCGCACCGCTTCTTCTTGAACGCGATGCCGGGGGTGCTGGAGGccaccaagttcatggcggtggTGGACACGCTGTCGACGCACTCGCCCGACGAGGAGTACCTCGGGGAGGGGCGCGACGAGCCGTGGACGGGCGACGCGGCCGCCGTGGCGGCGCACGCCATGTTCGCGGCCGACGTGCGCCGCGCCGAGGAGACCATCGAGCGGCGCAACGCGGACCAGGGCAGGAGGAACCGGTGCGGCGCCGGCGTGCTGCCGTACGAGCTGCTGGCGCCCAGCTCGCCGCCGGGGGTCACGTGCCGCGGCGTGCCCAACAGTATCTCCATATGA